Proteins from one Dethiosulfovibrio russensis genomic window:
- a CDS encoding HD family phosphohydrolase codes for MKGLPATRNYFALFNMRYKDEKETEQLRDFAKNSIVDVLVRKTGHIKEAQERLSLIGEGRLEEAGVPQAFIELIRALPVERRDLLLRVTSKAGLEVSESDIYRDSMQGVSEDYLWRVLENSGLDPGEANISVQVLSGILVPAVSGESGITDRLRDIVADAVDTVPKEIQAGEVIVSKGDTITPQIAELLRRQGYPEAAFPIKTLLIISLSVISVFIWAKKNVLTLWDERKAGFLAFLFALCLVMGVLSAFYGMTGLGIVPMAGIAYVTMPHRRARATVLAGTFLLASLFFDVTPISSGEILLIGAVVAGIGEILFRRIDSRSSLWLCMVQLGLVSGAALLLSRWIFNSPFDYIFPLQVLFLSVLWGTLTMIILPLTEGLFDVLSPLRLMELCQPDHPLQKRLQIEAPGTYHHSQMVAILAEASSDALRLNSRLVKSGAFFHDIGKLKRPQFFVENQFGSKNAHDDISPVMSALVIVSHVREGLDLALENKLPEGIRHFIAEHHGTTCLGYFYKKAKKMGLDPSESQFRYPGPRPKTKETGLVMLADSIEAAVRAERENIKSFMDLKEIVDGVTESKLRDGQLDDTGFTLLDLAKIKEVMLKTLKSMYHTRNIVPLQENKTPENGKDGQM; via the coding sequence GTGAAGGGACTCCCCGCGACCAGAAATTACTTCGCGTTATTCAACATGCGTTATAAAGACGAGAAGGAGACCGAACAGCTCAGGGATTTCGCAAAAAACAGCATAGTAGACGTGTTGGTGAGAAAAACCGGTCATATAAAGGAAGCCCAGGAGAGGCTCTCTCTGATAGGGGAAGGTCGTCTGGAGGAGGCCGGAGTTCCCCAGGCTTTCATCGAGCTTATTCGGGCCCTCCCGGTCGAAAGGCGAGATCTCCTGCTTAGAGTCACCTCTAAAGCCGGTTTGGAGGTCTCCGAATCGGATATCTACAGGGATTCTATGCAGGGTGTTTCTGAAGACTATCTATGGCGTGTTCTGGAGAACAGCGGCTTGGATCCCGGAGAGGCCAATATATCCGTACAGGTTCTATCTGGAATCCTTGTACCGGCTGTCTCGGGAGAATCGGGTATCACGGACAGGTTGAGAGATATAGTTGCGGATGCGGTAGATACGGTGCCGAAAGAGATCCAGGCGGGAGAGGTAATAGTTTCCAAAGGGGATACGATCACCCCTCAAATTGCCGAATTACTGAGGAGACAGGGATATCCTGAAGCGGCCTTTCCGATAAAGACCCTTCTTATAATTTCCTTGTCGGTCATATCGGTTTTTATCTGGGCCAAAAAGAACGTCCTTACTCTATGGGACGAGAGAAAAGCAGGTTTTTTGGCTTTTCTCTTTGCTTTATGCCTCGTCATGGGAGTTCTATCCGCCTTTTACGGGATGACGGGGCTCGGTATAGTTCCCATGGCAGGGATAGCCTACGTAACGATGCCCCATCGAAGAGCCAGAGCCACTGTTTTGGCTGGGACCTTTCTGTTAGCGTCTCTTTTTTTCGACGTCACTCCGATATCGTCAGGAGAGATTTTGCTTATAGGGGCGGTCGTCGCTGGGATAGGCGAGATCCTATTCAGGAGAATCGATTCCAGATCGAGTCTTTGGCTCTGCATGGTGCAGCTGGGCCTGGTCTCAGGAGCGGCCCTCTTGTTATCGAGATGGATCTTCAACAGCCCCTTCGACTATATATTTCCCCTACAGGTTCTTTTTCTGTCGGTTCTTTGGGGAACCTTGACGATGATAATCCTTCCTCTGACGGAAGGTCTGTTCGACGTTCTGTCGCCTCTGCGCCTAATGGAACTCTGTCAGCCCGATCATCCCCTCCAGAAAAGGCTTCAGATAGAGGCACCGGGAACCTACCATCATTCTCAAATGGTTGCTATACTTGCCGAGGCGTCGTCCGATGCATTGAGACTTAACTCCAGACTGGTAAAATCCGGAGCTTTCTTTCACGATATAGGCAAGCTGAAACGGCCGCAATTTTTTGTGGAAAACCAGTTTGGATCTAAAAACGCTCACGATGACATCTCTCCCGTTATGTCTGCTCTCGTGATAGTATCCCATGTGAGAGAAGGGCTGGACTTGGCTCTGGAGAACAAGTTGCCCGAGGGAATAAGACACTTTATAGCGGAGCATCACGGCACGACTTGTCTGGGGTATTTCTACAAAAAGGCTAAGAAAATGGGACTCGATCCTTCCGAGAGTCAGTTCAGATATCCCGGACCCAGGCCGAAGACGAAGGAGACCGGATTGGTCATGTTGGCCGATTCGATAGAGGCAGCGGTTAGAGCGGAGAGGGAAAATATAAAAAGTTTCATGGACCTGAAGGAAATAGTAGATGGGGTAACCGAGTCCAAGCTGAGAGATGGTCAGCTTGACGATACTGGATTTACCCTGCTGGATTTGGCTAAAATAAAGGAAGTAATGCTTAAGACGTTAAAATCGATGTACCATACCAGAAACATAGTACCGTTGCAGGAAAACAAAACACCGGAAAACGGAAAGGATGGACAGATGTGA
- the ybeY gene encoding rRNA maturation RNase YbeY, with translation MKLEIGISNDEGDPRPSAILDEEVLSLCISQLFDEVWPQWRMRDSVSVSIATVDEETIRQLNNSYRGCDSPTDVLSFPQWEEDGAFSPPEEWAELPLGDVVICSSVVNRNAEERNESYDREMALMVFHSVLHLLGWDHDTQEKEAAMWSLQEKYRDIAMKKLGQEG, from the coding sequence ATGAAACTGGAGATTGGCATCTCAAACGACGAGGGTGACCCTCGACCGTCTGCGATACTTGACGAGGAGGTTCTCTCTCTCTGTATATCCCAGCTTTTCGACGAGGTATGGCCGCAGTGGCGTATGAGGGATTCAGTGTCCGTATCGATAGCTACCGTCGATGAGGAGACCATAAGGCAGCTGAACAATTCCTACAGGGGCTGCGATAGTCCTACCGACGTGCTTTCCTTTCCCCAATGGGAGGAGGACGGCGCCTTCTCTCCACCGGAGGAATGGGCCGAGCTACCGTTGGGAGATGTGGTCATATGTAGTTCCGTCGTAAACCGTAACGCCGAGGAACGTAATGAATCCTACGACAGAGAGATGGCCTTGATGGTTTTTCACAGTGTTCTTCATCTCTTAGGGTGGGACCACGATACGCAGGAAAAGGAAGCTGCCATGTGGTCCCTACAGGAAAAATATAGAGATATAGCGATGAAAAAATTGGGGCAGGAGGGTTGA